In the genome of bacterium, the window ATAAACCATAAACCATAAACTATAAACTATAAACCATAAACCATAAACCATAAACCATAAACTATAAACCATAAACCATAAACTATAAACCATAAACTATAAACCATAAACTATAAACTATAAACGAGTTTTGCTTTTTGGAGGAAATTGATAAAAATAGAGGTTTTAAATACCCGCTTAAAAACTACAGTTTCCTGGTTTTGCAGAACTCTAATAGGAGTGGGAGAAAATGATTAAGCATATTTTGTTCGTTATCGTTATTTTAAGCCAATTTTTAGGTTGTGCCACGGTTCAAACAGGATTAGAACGGCAGGAAAGCATATTTATCTCCACACAACAAGAAATCGCAATTGGAGAGCAGGTCGTCCAACAGATAGAAAAAGAAAATAAACTTTTAGATAATCCGTCTTTAACCCAATATGTCCAGGCTGTTGGTCAAAAGTTAGCCGGGGTATGTTTTCGTAATGATATAGCCTATCATTTTAAGATAATAGATTCTGATGTAATTAATGCCTTTGCCCTGCCAGGTGGATATATTTATATTTATCGCGGGGCATTAGAATCTATGGATAATGAGGCGCAATTAGCCGCTGTGCTTGCCCATGAAATAGGTCATATCGCCGCCAGACATTCGGTCAAACAAATACAAAAATATCAGACTTATGACATTTTAGCCAGTATCCTTTTAAAAGACCAAAAAAAAGCCATTCAAGACCTTTCAAACATTGCCGCTAATCTTGTCTTTTTAGGATATAGCCGTGAGGCAGAATTTGAGGCCGATGACCTGGGGATTCATTTCCTCTATCAAGCCGACTATGACCCAAAAGGAATGGTAGAATTCTTTAATAAACTAAAACAAAAAGAAAAAGAGAAATCCAGTAAAATAGAGATTATGTTAAGAACTCATCCGCTGACTTC includes:
- a CDS encoding M48 family metallopeptidase, whose amino-acid sequence is MIKHILFVIVILSQFLGCATVQTGLERQESIFISTQQEIAIGEQVVQQIEKENKLLDNPSLTQYVQAVGQKLAGVCFRNDIAYHFKIIDSDVINAFALPGGYIYIYRGALESMDNEAQLAAVLAHEIGHIAARHSVKQIQKYQTYDILASILLKDQKKAIQDLSNIAANLVFLGYSREAEFEADDLGIHFLYQADYDPKGMVEFFNKLKQKEKEKSSKIEIMLRTHPLTSDRIRRVEEKIASLPQKPNLIRNEARFRKEIGNL